GAAAAACCATaatgagtgttgaattggagagagaaaatgatgtggagtgttgggaagaggaAAAGTGGTGTTAAAGGTTAAAAACCATTGTAAATGTTGTAAGTATCCGGACATAGCTTGATTGAACATGAGATATATATTAATGGGCAAAAGAGCTTTTTAACGACCCAcacattcatatatatatagttatgaCTTGTATGATCCTCAAATCTTGGATTCACATTATTGCAAATATGAAGTGTAATATTCACTAAGATAGGATATCTGTTTGATGAAAGAGTGGTCACTTTCCAAGTTAGAAAATCACTTTACAATATTCCAAAGTTGATactgtttcaactttcaacattAACAAAATCAAACTTCAAACCGCCATGGGGATATATCGTCTGAGTGTTTTATCCAGATATACATCTGAAACCAACGAGTTCAAACTTCAATCTTACTACATTAACAGGTAGTTTGTTTTTCTGTTATATAAATCTGAAAAGAAGCTTGGCATTCTTGAAGTGAATGTTCACTCAAAGAGTCAAAGTTATCTCTGTTATGAAACATGAGTTAACTTGGTGCTGGAAGACAAACTTCAAATATATGATGGATCAGATATTATTTGCaactaattgttattattttaattaaattttgtaTAGTTTTATTATATTAACAATGTTGCTGGGAGCAATATGTAGGACGGAACTCTAACAGGAATAGTCGCTTATCTCCAAGGCTTTTCAAGAAAATTTGATCAAGAAGATTGAAAAATCACCAAACCGTTCCGTGTCCTTTTCATGGAAGAAACCTTCAGAAGTTGGCTACAAGTTTCACTTGGAGGCCAGCAAGGTACCGGACTGGAATGAATGGCAAGTTTGTGCCACTGAAGGATATGTTGGTACAATGTCCTACTCTCTCCTGAACAGAGTCACTGCTTTAATCATTGCCTTGGGAAACTGGGTCTATGTCCTGCTGCCAAGGAACATTCCAGAAAAACTTCACATTATCAAAGGGAAAGGCAAGCTTCATGATGAAGGTGAATGTTCAGCTCCGCTGAACAATGCAAGTGCTGAAGACGATCTCACTCTCTCTGATGCTGACAATGATAAAGGGCATGAACAGGGGAACTTGGAGCAACCTCTGGAGGCTCAATTTGTTCGCCGGAGCGACTTCGAAGATCACAAGAATCAGATGAACAACCTCTTCCATGATCTGGCTTCCAAGATTGACCTGCTCCTGAATCGTTTTGGCTAATGACCAATTTCTCTCCTTATCGTCCTATGTTGTTTAAATTTCTGAACAATTTGCACTTTAATTTCTTGCAACTTCTATTTATCATACTCTAATTCTCTTATGAATACTAGCTCATTTCTCAATGCatgtttctttttaataatgccaaagggggatAAAAGAGAAAGAGTTAGGATGAAGAATTTTAATTAGGTGCCAAGTGCTATCAAACGTAAAGCACTATCAATCTTAGGGGGAGTACACTTAGAATTTTAATTCTCTTTCAAACTCTCAAgctcaaaatatttttttttttgaaaatcttATCAAACTCAGGGGGAGTTTATCATCTCAATTATCTATTTctataaaaattgtcattatcaaaaatggggagattgttaagttcaaacgcatcataacttttttaaaatcttattttgatcataacaattttataaatagaaggcttatttaaaatttattcacTAACAATATCTTTTATTTCAGGAGAACATTGCCATATGAAATAGGCTACAACATTCTATCACTTACCAAGAAGGATTTTGTGACTATCGTACCATCTGACCGTTTAATGACATATCACTAGTCAGATTTGCCAAGCAATATTTTGAGCGTCAAAGAATCAATTTGATTTCAAGCAATTGTCCCACATTCATATCTAATGACAATAGTTTGAATCTCGTTCAAGTTGAATCAGATGAAGACAAGCTTGCTTTagcaaaaggcacgctgaccaacgaggaaaaaggacaagccgtcaacatcaaattgTCAAATTGTCTCTtatctgaaaagtagcccaaagtctatcaccacctactagctgacaaacatcaccttttgagctaaaggatagacttgcttcagaagtaacatttaatgaagcCACCAACCAAGCCTTTGAATCAACGGTCTGATCTCACCTTACAACGGCTATCTCAACGGTTGGAAATaatctcacaacggctacaacactagcaagcgagtatttaagccactcttgaagatctgaagaagagagaattaactctgagaatccaagcattcaagcattcatttcaAACTTCTCAACAGCATTCAAAGCTAAAGCAGCAATTCTcaagtgtcaaacacaagccatAAATTCTGCCAAGTGAAAGAGAggaacctcgtaccttaaaagagtcatatcTTTTATTCTCTTCTCACTTTTGTAGTAACTCTGAAGTGATCTCAATAGTCAAATCTGAATCCAAACACATAGAGTTCCAGTGCTATAAAGTCTCTACCCtcactcttgaaagaagagaaaccttgtagagtgtaataaatctttgtaagatttaggagaagtcttgtacaatacttataggaggagtcctgcagaatacttggagaagtcctggctaatacttgtattggagaagtccttgatacttgctagtgaaaatcttggtggtggccaagtactggacgtagcccaatcgtttagggtgaaccagtataaatctctgtgtgctgatcgttctgttctgtttactgttttacttccgctgcactaaacagtttgtgAAAAGTCACTCTTAAACGTTTTGcctaagaactaatattcttttcataaaacaaagttttaaaaagtaattttcaagaacacaattcaaaccccccgtttcttgtgttactttattGCATCTCAATAACTACCCAAAAGCTTCAAATTGCAACCTAAATCTTCAAATCACAACCCAGTATCTTCGAATCACAGCCTAACCTGGAGGCTTTGAATCTCACAATTTAGGATTAAGGTTTCTTTGATTTACATTTTCTCCATGCTCATGCTCGTCGTGCTCATGTTCTCTATACTTTGTTCTCCAAAGggtttcttcagatcttcactTCCATGCTCATGTTCTATGTTCTTCGGATCTTCAAAAACCAAAAGAGTTTCTCCATGCCCATGCTTGTCGTGCATAAATCCGCTAGGTACTCGTTGTTGGCCGATTCATCatcggaggaggaggaaaatgagTCCTGAATGACGGTGAGATGAATGTCGATGTCAATTTGAGTGCGCATCGGTGTTCAACTCCTGGATGATCGCGACAATGAGGCTGGTGAACCTTGGGTGTTTGAGTATGACAGAGTCACAGATTTGAGATTTGATAGAGACCACTTTGGTTTGGAGCATATCCACTATGCTTGAAATCTGGGTTTGACGATTCTTGCAATTTTGCGtgtgaaaaagatgaagaagcGATGAAGATAAAAAAGTGATATTTTTCTAATATGTGATTCACTGGTGTTTGAAATCTGAGATTTGATAAAAGATAAAATTAGAAATTATgtatctttattttatttttaattaataagagaAAGAATATTACATTTTTACCATTTTATCATTTTTCCAATCTTAACTATCCATCTAAAAAATACTTTTAGATGCTTATATCTAACGGTATTCAAACCTGGTCCTCAATGGACAAAAAATGAAATGTCCATCTTAATGAGCACCCAAATTAAGGACACACAAAATAGAACTATAAAAACTTCAAGAAATTATTAGTTTCATCATAACATACACGAAACTAAATTCAACTCAGACAAACTCCGAAGTCAATCCAAACCAAAATGACAAcctaattataaaataaaatgtacCTAATAAAAAagcattttttttcaatttgctTTTCATATATTTTCAATTCCCTTATGTTTTTCTGCTACTAAGTAAGCAGACAAGGGGTCGACCCGAGTCAATACCCGAACCACCACCCTTGCCTTGTGTTAAAGATCCTCACTCTTCGATCCTTACCACCCTGCAAGGAGTTTTTCCTATACACGCGCGGTTCGTTCTTGACTCAACACCCACACGCGCCACCTATTACATCCTTAACCACCAATGTTAATAGttcataacaaaataaaacaccCCAAAACAAAACATAGTCACGTAATGCTAATGTGCCGCCGTCACGTCAAACTCAGCTAGTCAGCTTTTGCCGTTAAGAGCTGCTTTTATCTTTTGAACGGTGCACAAGATGAGGTTGTTCACCGTCTCCACAGACTCCACCGTGAGCTTTGCAGTGGGGAGGCTGTTCACAAGGATCTGGAATGCCACCGTCAGAAGCGACCCACCCGACGCGCTGCCGCGATCATCCCCACCGCCTTGACCGTTCCCATCAGGCACCACAGAGAACCCGGATGGTAGTAGCGCAACATAAGCAGAGTCGCCGCCATTCATCACGACGTGCATTGCCGGGATGTCCACCGGCGCGTACACTACAAGCGACCCCGACGCGTCTGTGCATGTCTCCTGCAAAATCAACATGCTACTCTGGTTTGCATTCATAgcctgcaaaaaaaaaagtccaaaaattaaataaaattagaatttcattttctagctttttttaaataaatggtaaaaaattggtctttttttttaacaagaaAGATGGTAGGATATAGTTTAAAATATAAGTCAAGTTAATCCATTTGTTGGATAATTTTCTAATTAAGTCAGACTAATTTAACTGACATTTTACACAATTTGGAATGATGGATGAATTTTCTTCCTCTAGCCACCAAAAACTTTTAGGGACCAATATCatctttcacctttttttttttcttttcagattTATGTGTTGTCCTTTTCGTTAAGTTCATGCGAGTCAAACCGGTaccacatttttttcttttgctgaaTTTACGTTTGTTTGTTTCAAAATTTAGCGTCAAATAATGAGGTCAGAACTGAGAAGAAAATTGGAAAGTTGACAAAAGTCACATATTTTGACTTTTTGCAAAAAGTTTACTGAAACAAACGCTGCCCTATTTTCTGCCACAAAATTGTCCTCATAGATGGTTCCAAATATTTCCAACGCTGTCCTTCTCAATTTCACCTTTTTTATCGCAGCACTAGGCGACAGAGTGAGATTGACGTTTTCATCGTTTCATGGACATTTTGGTCATAGAACAATCAAATCATGAATGGTGCAAAACTAACTTTATGCCATTCCATTCCCCTTCCCGTTTTCAACTTTCTATTCGCGTCTATTATGTATTTATGTTTAGATGCAAACAAACATTGGTTTTTTCACCATGCACACAAATGAGGAATAGAGAGAGAAGCCATCAATTATGAAACAAATAGATGAAATTAGAATGTAAGTTTTTCATAAGTCAGCACATAAGCGCATTTCTCCTAACATGAAAATCTACCATATTTCCAAACACAAGGATTAGCACATGTAGagtattataaataattaaaaaggtATCAcaattaatgataaaagactaattggttgtttttttttataggactTAATTGGTTGTTGCTCTCATGTAAAATTACTCAAAAAAAGTTTCTTCAATTTGTGTCCTTTTTTATAACCCCACCTTATGCTAGCTAGCAGCTATTATTTTCGAAAACTAATGCTAAAATGCAAAAACTAATTTTATAAcctatagtaattttttttttttttgaaaagtataACCTATAGTAATTAGAAAGCCATAAAagtgaaagaagagaaaaatgaaagaaagtgAGGATTGCATTCTTACACTAGCTCGGAGGAGGGAAACACAGTTGGCATGGTCTTGTCCTTTGGCAATGTGAGCCATCTCCTGCATTGGTCCACCATTGGAGAGTATGTCCCACTCGCTCCTAAGCCTCTCGTCGCGGAGGAAATCAAATACCCTCTGCGGCGCAACTGGGAGCCACACGGAGGTTGCCGCGCTAAGCACGATGCCTGGAGGCTCGCCTGGATCATCGACGCTCTTCCTTGTCATCACCCTCACCTCCTCAGCACCTGCGTTGTTGTTGCTGGTGTTGTTGAGTTTGTTCCATTGGTGTACTGTTGAGGCACAGACACCGGCGCAGAAGTTGTTGGTCATCCTCTGCGCCAGCTTCAGCATGCTTCGCCTCCCACCCGCACTTATTGCTGCACAACAAAcaaccaaatttttttttagtgaATAAAATATTAGAATGGAGAAAAAACACCTCTAGACTACCAAACACGACATCAATAAAATGCTGTGAAGATTAGCAAAGCCCCACTCCTAGGAATGCATGGTCAGCTACAACCACACAAATATGAAAGTGATGTAGATTAAGGGTGGATGGATTCATACCTGCGTGTTCTCTAGAGGGAAGTGCTGAGGACATTAAGATGGCTAAGCATTCGCATTGGCGTTGAAGGATGGCAACCCAACGCTGTGCACCAAACCCTATTCCTGAACTCAACAAGGGCCTGTACAGTTGGTGCACTTGGCTTTCGTCATATTCTGCATGCTCCACCCATGTCACCTGTACAATCATGCAAATGAACCATGTCATATACTAATACTATATATGTACCCCTAAAAGTAAAATTAACCATGTCATACTTCAAACTTGAAAATTAGTACACCACAACTTCTAAACTTTTTTGAACTATTAGCAAAGAACAAATCGTTTGCAATTCAATTTTTATTACTcttattattctaataaaaatgtTGAATTTAAGCCCAAGGTAAATGAACGAATGAATTTCTAATTCTCCCATTTCTAATTCTTTTTTTGCTGACTTAGTAATTATGATGTGTTACTAATTTATACAATGAAGGATTACTATATAGGactatgcttataaaaaaaactatataggGCTATACCAAGGAAATATTACTTATAGTTATAACATGTTCACATCAGatttttagaatcaattataccATTCACTCATTCAAAAGCTAGTTAGAAAAAACTTTtcccaaacatgcacttaattaGTAACTGTGGGGTAGTCAGTCTCACAACTACGAGTACCAACTGTGGGCATACCTTCAACTAGAcagaaattaaattaatgaaCTACCTCACTAGTTGTTGAGCAAAATTACAATTATATTTCTCTAATGGAACTCTTAAGTATAATTAGCCACCATGAGGTAAGCAAATCATGGAAAAGCCTGGCGATTGGGCTCAACCACAGACAAAGGTATCTCATGGTCATGGAGCTTGGTCATGTACATAAAATACATAATAATGATAGTTAAACATATAAATAGTGAATACATTTAAAAGACAcataatatttttcattatctATTTTGTTATTACATCTAACATACATCACTTTCATTATGATTCTCTCTTTCTCACACTAAGTTGAATGTGCACTATTCTTCTGATGTGTACTAATCAGTTTTCATAAAATAATGGTACTATAGATTAAGTCATCCGGGATTTTAGAACAAGAGAGCTACGTGCAGAGTAAAGGCTCATCGAGATTTGCCATGGCAGTGTGTGTTTATGTGTGGTGAACTCATCACAACAAACAGACAAAATGTCCAGTCTATGATCTTGACTCAAAGCCTCTGCACTCAACATTATTATATAACAGTCCCACGTCCTTATTATAGGCTCTCTCACACAATTTCATGAATTAAATAATGCTTGGGGAACAACCAAAGTGGcatcatataaaataaaagattggaATAGAAACATCATATGAATTTTTTAGTGGTAGGTTGCAAGATTACAAGGAAAATTGCTTTAAAGGGCTATATATAATTAATGTGTTCATGATGCTACACAAATTTATGTGATAGAGACTTCCATCAATAAATTAATGGATTATCCTAGATGTGTGCAATCAAATAGTTTATGATGGGATCAAAAATTAATTGATACAAGGGGAAGCATCCTAACTCATCAGGTGCAAATTTTGAGATTgctaaaaatatttatatggGAATCATCACTGACAGAGTGGTTCTATAGTTAGTAGTCACTCAACAAGGTCTTTTAAGTTGCTTGGAAATGCAAAAGCCCCATGATTCCTTAGCCTGGTGTTTGCCCCCCAAATTAAATATTGCTCAACTCAGCTACAATGTTGCAGTTACATGTACCCTTCTTCAATAAAATACAATAAATGTGATTGAAAAAACAAAGCAGGTAAGAATGTACGGTTTAGTAGGTGGCCTTATGTGTATAACTATAGAAAGCTATTCAGAACACAATGTTTGGCAGAATGTAAatcctttttagtttttactgtCTAATTGGGATGCTAAAAATGCAGTAAAAACTACCCATTCTAGAGATGATGTGTGTTTGAATATCACCTAGGTATAATATAAGCAATTTTTTATGCTAAtccataaaaaaattggttcacAATTTGTCTTAGTATAAATACTAACATTTGATATCAATTGGTATCCAAACAACCATCATCAATAATGTGTTTAAATATCAATTGAGTTTAATGTAAGCAAATAATTAtctcaattttaaaaaatgttcattttttttctcaaaatgaGTGTCACCATTTGTTTGCATTTGGTAAATTACCTTAAAGTAACCATTTGGGATGCTAAAAATACAGTGAAAACATAAAACCAGCCATTGGGCACGATACTGAGTGTTTGAATAACAGTTGAGTGTTATATGAACGACCTGAAGATTTCTAGTCACTTTTTTTTCACCTCGGAGTGACGGCTAAAATCTGTTTACATCGATGACTCCAACGAGTATCTAAACATAATCAAGAATTAATAATTGGGAAATTAATTTACCTTAGAGTAACCATTTGGCATGTCTTGCACCACACAGCCAGAAGGAAGCCTCCTGCAGTTAAGAAAAGTGGGTGTACCAGAAGAAGTTTCTCGGATGGTGTCAATGGACACATCTACCACTGCCCACACCCCCTCTGCGTGCTGCTTGCAAAAGCGTAAAAAATTGACCTCACGAACAGGAACCAAGGGAGAAAGGACTTGAAGTTCAGCATGCATCTAGggtcaaataaaataaaatattagcaCAATTTTTAACTAGAAAAAAGGCTAGCTACTAGAGTCTAGAGGAGTATGCAGTGTGAGGTAAAAATTTCAACTAACCAGTTGAAGGGCACCATTTCTGGTTCCATTTATTCCATTAGATATCACCTCAGTGGTAGAGGTTCTTGCAACCACACAAGGGAACATCTCTGACCACCGATTCTGTGGCAACAGAAAGCAATTAAAATAGTTTAACACAAATGAAAATATATGCATAAATATTCACATAAGAtgataaattaagaaaaatattggTAAACATATGTATATGTATAGTGCATATAACTATAATTAACGGATATAAGCATTTATAGTGAGTAACgaagataaaaaagaaaaataataaatgtgatATATAGTGTATGCTTGGATGCCGCAAAAGCTTAAAGAGTTTCTTCTATAAGCCACAAATTTGTATTGAAGTACCAACTTGCTACttcaacaaattaaaattacttcaacaaaTTAAAATGTCTTGAGATaagttattttttcttttggtgaaGTAAATTAAATTTGTTGATATATAAACCAAACATGGAGGCTCCAAGTATCATTATTGTAAAATTAAAGAACAATAATTGGATAAACAGCCAAGAAATTAAAAGGGATTCAAGTAGagggaagaaaaataaaagaacttGAAGAAAAGTGAATTGGTAGTTGAAATGCTTACTGAGTCCATTAAAGTTTCAACAAGGGCCAAGCTGTTGATGATGACCATGCCAGTTTCTCTAGAAGCCTCTGAGACAAAACCATTGGGTCTCAACCCAATGCAAGGGGTCACTGTCCTATTGTACTCATCATGGTTCAAAATTTCTCTTCCCCCTTCTAAAACCCAAAGAGGTTCCCCAGTCTGAGCCATTTTAACCAACTCCTCCATTGCAGCCAAAGCAAGTTCCAGAAGCATTGACCTCTCCACTGATCTGTCAAAGCCAGAACTCATCATAGCTGTTGTAGTTCTAGTTGATTGTgccggtggcggcggcggtgttACCATGCCTAAAGGGCTTGATATCCCCACAAAATCAGGACCCAAAGTTGATGGCATATTGCTCAATCCACCAAAACCATTGCTCCCAACTCCAAGCTCCAAACTTGAGTTTAGCAATGGAGGGCCAATGGGGCGGCCTAAGAACTTGCCAGCAAGTGCGCAAACTCGGTCTAGTTCATCCTTGAGACgagcattttcaattctaagATGTTGTTCTTCCAGTGAAATCTCACCCATAACTGCAGGACCACCACAATTTGAG
This is a stretch of genomic DNA from Lotus japonicus ecotype B-129 chromosome 1, LjGifu_v1.2. It encodes these proteins:
- the LOC130728190 gene encoding homeobox-leucine zipper protein ANTHOCYANINLESS 2-like; its protein translation is MSFGGVFENKQGGEGAKIVADIAYNQDKMPSGAISQPRLATPTLAKSMLNSSGLSLALQTNIDGQGNGHGNGLIHENYEGHGLRRSREEEHESRSGSDNMDAASGDDFDAADNRPRKKRYHRHTPQQIQELESLFKECPHPDEKQRLELSKRLCLETRQVKFWFQNRRTQMKTQLERHENSLLRQENDKLRAENMSIREAMRNPMCSNCGGPAVMGEISLEEQHLRIENARLKDELDRVCALAGKFLGRPIGPPLLNSSLELGVGSNGFGGLSNMPSTLGPDFVGISSPLGMVTPPPPPAQSTRTTTAMMSSGFDRSVERSMLLELALAAMEELVKMAQTGEPLWVLEGGREILNHDEYNRTVTPCIGLRPNGFVSEASRETGMVIINSLALVETLMDSNRWSEMFPCVVARTSTTEVISNGINGTRNGALQLMHAELQVLSPLVPVREVNFLRFCKQHAEGVWAVVDVSIDTIRETSSGTPTFLNCRRLPSGCVVQDMPNGYSKVTWVEHAEYDESQVHQLYRPLLSSGIGFGAQRWVAILQRQCECLAILMSSALPSREHAAISAGGRRSMLKLAQRMTNNFCAGVCASTVHQWNKLNNTSNNNAGAEEVRVMTRKSVDDPGEPPGIVLSAATSVWLPVAPQRVFDFLRDERLRSEWDILSNGGPMQEMAHIAKGQDHANCVSLLRASAMNANQSSMLILQETCTDASGSLVVYAPVDIPAMHVVMNGGDSAYVALLPSGFSVVPDGNGQGGGDDRGSASGGSLLTVAFQILVNSLPTAKLTVESVETVNNLILCTVQKIKAALNGKS